A portion of the Bombina bombina isolate aBomBom1 chromosome 11, aBomBom1.pri, whole genome shotgun sequence genome contains these proteins:
- the LOC128641875 gene encoding hemoglobin subunit beta-2-like: MVHWTAEEKATITSVWSKVNVEQEGHNTLSRLLIVYPWTQRYFSSFGNLSNPTAINGNSKVQAHGKKVLTAVGQAIQHLDDVKHFLAKLSKSHAEELHVDPENFKRLGEVMIIVLASKLGSDFTPQVQATWEKFVAVLVAALSHSYF, translated from the exons ATGGTTCACTGGACAGCTGAAGAGAAGGCCACTATCACCTCTGTGTGGAGCAAGGTGAATGTTGAGCAGGAAGGTCACAACACCCTGAGCAG GCTGCTCATTGTGTACCCCTGGACTCAGAGGTATTTCAGCAGCTTTGGAAACCTGTCCAACCCCACAGCCATCAATGGAAACTCCAAGGTCCAAGCTCACGGCAAGAAGGTCCTGACAGCTGTTGGCCAAGCTATCCAGCATTTGGATGATGTGAAGCACTTCCTGGCCAAGCTCAGCAAGTCTCACGCAGAAGAACTGCATGTGGACCCTGAGAACTTCAAG CGTCTCGGAGAGGTTATGATCATCGTCTTGGCCTCCAAACTGGGATCAGACTTCACCCCTCAAGTCCAGGCCACCTGGGAGAAATTTGTCGCCGTCCTGGTGGCCGCACTGAGCCACAGCTATTTCTAA